Proteins from a genomic interval of Cheilinus undulatus linkage group 15, ASM1832078v1, whole genome shotgun sequence:
- the LOC121522758 gene encoding CD209 antigen-like protein C isoform X1, whose product MASLMEMEGIYVNIGSAADVRPPTIQTSPESSPRRFDRPVAVFLGLLNVILLAGIIGLSFHSHHVSAELSTIKANLTEQLEVKDQQLSSLNEQRDLLNVKFTNMRKELSQKKKTCPAGWKMFQGSCYFFSTLKKTWEESRKDCTDKDADLVIIRSFEEQEFLTNNRKDWTWIGLSDKENEGIWKWTDGSLLTQEFWFKGQPDNGEGHPKLGEEDCVHFRKTDKRWNDRGCNVPMHWICEK is encoded by the exons ATGGCATCACTCATGGAAATGGAGGGAATTTACGTCAATATTGGAAGTGCTGCTGATGTCAGACCTCCGACCATTCAGACAA GTCCTGAAAGCTCACCAAGGAGATTTGACAGACCTGTTGCTGTTTTTCTGGGGCTGCTGAATGTAATCCTGTTGGCTGGGATCATTGGCCTCAGCTTCCACT CACATCATGTATCTGCAGAGCTCTCCACCATCAAAGCCAATCTGACTGAGCAGCTTGAGGTCAAAGATCAGCAGCTGTCTTCACTGAATGAACAGAGGGACCTTCTGAATGTCAAATTCACCAACATGAGGAAAGAGCTGTCTCAAAAGA aaaaaacttGTCCTGCAGGATGGAAGATGTTCCAGGGTTCCTGTTATTTCTTCTCAACGCTTAAAAAGACTTGGGAGGAGAGCAGGAAAGACTGCACAGACAAAGATGCAGATCTTGTGATCATTCGTAGTTTTGAGGAACAG GAATTTCTCACTAACAACAGAAAGGATTGGACATGGATTGGCCTGAGTGACAAAGAGAATGAAGGCATCTGGAAATGGACGGACGGCTCCCTACTGACTCAGGA ATTCTGGTTCAAAGGGCAGCCTGATAATGGTGAAGGACATCCCAAACTGGGTGAAGAAGACTGTGTTCAtttcagaaaaacagacaaaaggtGGAATGATCGGGGATGCAACGTGCCCATGCATTGGATTTGTGAGAAATAG
- the LOC121522212 gene encoding CD209 antigen-like protein A: MASFHKTEEIYVNAEDIKPVDIRPPTIQTSPGSSHGRFYRPVVLFLGLLSIILLAGIIGLGVLYLVSAHHASVELSTIKANLTVQLQVKDQQLSTLTEQRDLLNVSLTNIRKNLMSLSKQMKTCPAGWKMFQCSCYFFSTHKNTWNECRKDCQDKDADLVIINSPEEEEFLTNNIKGSTWIGLSDQEKEGTWKWTDGTQLTMAYWWRGQPDNGGGNPQYGEEDCCHFATYKKEAKWNDLRCDTPLLWVCEK, encoded by the exons ATGGCATCATTTCATAAAACTGAGGAAATCTACGTCAATGCTGAAGATATAAAACCTGTTGATATCAGACCTCCGACTATTCAGACAA GTCCTGGAAGCTCACATGGGAGATTTTACAGACCTGTTGTTCTTTTCCTGGGGCTGCTCAGTATCATCCTGCTGGCTGGGATCATCGGCCTTGGCGTCCTCT ACCTAGTCTCAGCTCATCATGCATCTGTGGAGCTCTCCACCATCAAAGCCAATCTGACTGTGCAACTTCAGGTCAAAGATCAGCAGCTGTCCACACTGACTGAACAGAGGGACCTTCTGAATGTCAGCCTCACCAACATTAGGAAAAACCTAATGAGTTTGTCCAAACAGA TGAAAACTTGTCCTGCAGGATGGAAGATGTTCCAGTGTTCCTGTTATTTCTTCtcaacacataaaaacacttgGAATGAATGCAGGAAAGACTGCCAAGACAAAGACGCAGATCTTGTCATCATCAACAGTCCTGAGGAAGAG GAATTCCTCACTAACAACATTAAGGGAAGTACTTGGATTGGTCTCAGTGACCAAGAGAAGGAAGGCACCTGGAAATGGACGGATGGCACCCAGCTGACTATGGC GTACTGGTGGAGAGGGCAGCCTGATAATGGTGGAGGAAATCCCCAATATGGTGAAGAAGACTGTTGTCATTTTGCTACAtacaaaaaagaggcaaaatggaatgATCTGAGATGTGATACGCCTCTGCTGTGGGtttgtgaaaaataa
- the vtcn1 gene encoding V-set domain-containing T-cell activation inhibitor 1, with translation MASLGDIIFYSMIVLIVLFSALIILLLALAFSGESSEVSSTNTLPIANLGQDVVLSCFLNVKLELAKLRQVSVTWEKEDLDGLVHRYVDGAADLVDQDSQFKGRTQVFPEALGSGNASLLMRDVRNSDAGQYTCRISSSEGGGMVNIQLRTAAFTAPNFKFSNGVLVAEASRWFPKPNITWSDEAGNVLNGTTSFTQNSAGIYRVVSTVQAVNVSDTYTCRIENELVSAVSKATVTDTEVFRRTYFTFNAASTLLASIYLSTLATILYIYYLAS, from the exons ATGGCTTCCCTCGGGGATATCATCTTCTACAG CATGATTGTCCTCATTGTCTTATTCTCAGCcctcatcatcctcctcttAGCCTTGGCCTTCTCAG GTGAGTCCTCTGAGGTGTCCAGCACCAACACTCTGCCCATTGCCAACCTCGGCCAGGACGTCGTCCTCAGCTGCTTTCTCAATGTCAAACTTGAACTAGCCAAACTCAGACAGGTGTCAGTCACCTGGGAAAAGGAAGACCTAGATGGGCTCGTTCATCGTTACGTGGATGGAGCAGCAGATCTGGTGGATCAGGACTCCCAGTTCAAAGGGAGGACTCAGGTGTTCCCAGAGGCTTTAGGTTCAGGGAACGCCTCCCTGCTGATGCGGGATGTGAGAAACAGCGACGCAGGGCAGTACACCTGCAGGATCAGCTCCTCTGAGGGCGGCGGGATGGTGAACATTCAGCTTAGGACAGCAG CCTTTACAGCCCCCAACTTCAAGTTCTCAAATGGCGTCCTGGTTGCAGAGGCCAGCAGGTGGTTTCCCAAACCAAACATCACCTGGTCAGACGAGGCTGGGAACGTCCTGAACGGGACTACGAGCTTCACACAAAACTCTGCTGGGATTTACAGAGTGGTCAGCACGGTTCAGGCAGTCAATGTCAGCGACACCTACACCTGCAGGATTGAAAACGAGCTAGTGTCTGCTGTTTCTAAGGCGACAGTTACAG ACACTGAAGTTTTTAGGAGGACATACTTCACTTTCAACGCTGCATCAACCCTGCTGGCATCCATATACCTGAGCACTCTGGCCACCATACTCTACATCTATTATCTGGCCTCATAA